CACGCTGCCGCCGAAGCCCGAGCCCACCACGACGACGTCGTAGTCGGTTTTGTTACCGGCGAGTTCACCCATGCCTGGCAGGTTAGGCGTTACCCGAAGTAACAGGCTAGTTCCTGATCGATCCAGACATCCGGGCACACCGAAGAGCCCCCGCTTTCCGCGGGGGCTCCCAGGTGAAATACCGGACGAAGCGGACGCGAGCCCGTCAGCCCCTGATGGTCAGGCCGACCTTCTGGAACTCCTTCAGGTCCGAGTAGCCGGTCTTGGCCATCGCCCGCTTGAGCGAGCCGAACAGGTTCGTCACGCCCCGCGGGTCCACCGACGGCCCGAACAGCAGGCTCCGCAGGTCGACCACCTGGTCCACCCCGGTGGACACGTGGCTGCGCGGCACCGACGGGTGCGCCGACGCGGCGGTCCAGTACAGGCCCTGGCCCGGTGCCTCGGCCGCCGACGCCAGCGGCTCGCCCAGCATCACCGCGTCCGCGCCGCAGGCGATCGCCTTGGCCACGTGACCGCTGGTCAGCACGCCGCCGTCGGCGATCACGTGCACGTACCGGCCACCGGTCTCGTCCAGGTAGTCCCGGCGCGCCGCGGCCGCGTCGGCGATCGCGGTGGCCATCGGGACGCCGATGCCGAGCACGGCGTCCGTGGTGGTCACGCCCGGCGTGTAGCCGTAGCCCACGATCACGCCCGCCGCGCCCGTGCGCATCAGGTGCATCGCGGTCCGGTAGTCGCCGACGCCACCCGCGATGACCGGGATGTCCAGGTCGGCGATGAACGACTTCAGGTTCAGCGGCTCGCCGTCGCGCGAGACGTGCTCGGCGGAGATGATCGTGCCCTGCACGACCAGGATCTCCACGCCCGCGGCCAGCAGGTCCGGGGTCAGCTCGGCGGCCCGCTGCGGGCTCACCCGCACGGCCACCGTCACGCCCGACTCGCGCACCTGCTTGATCGCCTCGGCGATGAGGTCCATGCGCACCGGCGCGGCGTGCAGCTCCTGGAGCACCTTCACCGGCGCGGCCGGGTCGTCGGTGTCCTCCACGGCCCTGACCAGCCGGAACAGCGCCTCCTCCACGTCACCGTGCCGGGCCCACAGGCCCTCCGCGTTGAGGACGCCCAACCCGCCCAGCTCGCCCACCGCGACCGCCGTGCCCGGCGACACGATCGCGTCGGTCGGGTGGGTGATCAGCGGGATCTCGAACCGGTAGGCGTCGATCTGCCACGCCGTCGAGACGTCCTTCGAGGACCGGGTCCTGCGGGACGGGATGATCTCGACGTCGTCCAGCTCGTAGGCCCGCCTCGCGGTCCGGCCCATGCCGATCTCGACCAGATCGCGCACCTTCGTCGTCCTTCCGTGGAGCCTGCGTGCCCAAACCAGTGGACCTTACAGCCCACCGGTCCGTTTTTCAGCGGCTCGTGTAGTTCGGGGCTTCCACCGTCATGGTGATGTCGTGCGGGTGGCTCTCCTTCAGCCCCGCCGCGGTGATCCGGACCAGCTGCTTGCGCTGGAGGTCGCCGATCGTCTTGGCGCCCGTGTAGCCCATCGCGGCGCGCAGGCCGCCGACGAGCTGGTGCACCACCGTGGACAGCGGGCCCCGGAACGGCGTGCGGCCCTCGATGCCCTCGGGCACCAGCTTGTCCTCGGACAGCACGTCGTCCTGGAAGTACCGGTCCTTCGAGTACGACTTGGCCGCGCCGCGGCCCTGGAGCGCGGCCAGCGAGCCCATGCCCCGGTAGGTCTTGAACTGCTTGCCGTTGACCAGGACCAGCTCGCCGGGCGCCTCGGCGGTGCCCGCCAGCAGGCTGCCCAGCATCACCGTGCTCGCGCCCGCCGCGATGGCCTTGGCGATGTCGCCGGAGTACTGGATGCCGCCGTCGCCGATCACCGGCACGCCCGCGGGCGCACACGCCAGGCTCGCCTCGTAGATCGCGCTGATCTGCGGCACGCCGACGCCCGCCACCACGCGCGTGGTGCAGATCGAGCCCGGGCCGACGCCGACCTTCACGCCGTCCGCGCCCGCGTCCACCAGCGCCTGGGCGCCCGCGCGGGTGGCGACGTTGCCGCCGACCACGTCGACGTCCTCGCCCAGCTCCTTCTTCACCCGCGCCACCATCTCCAGCACGTTGCGCTGGTGGCCGTGCGCGGTGTCGACCATGATCACGTCCACGCCGGCGTCGGCCAGCGCCATGGCGCGCGCGAAGCTGTCCTCGCCGACGCCGATCGCGGCGGCGCACAGCAGCCTGCCGTCCGGGTCCTTCGAGGCGTTCGGGTACTGCTCGGTCTTGACGAAGTCCTTGACCGTGATCAGGCCGCGGATCTTGCCCTCGCCGTCCACGATCGGCAGCTTCTCGACCTTGTGCCGGCGCAGCAGGCCCAGCGCGGCCTCGGCCGACACGCCGACCTGGGCGGTGACCAGCGGGCCCTTGGTCATCACCTCGCTGACCTTGCGGGAGTGGTCCACCTCGAACCGCATGTCCCGGTTGGTGATGATGCCGACCAGCTTGCCGCTCGCGTCGGTCACCGGGACGCCGGAGATCCGGTAGCGGGCGCACAGCTCGTCCACGTGCTTGATGGTGTCCTCCGGGGAGCACGTGACCGGGTCGGTCACCATGCCCGCCTCGGACCGCTTCACGGTCTCCACCTGGCGGGCCTGCTCCTCGGCGGAGAGGTTGCGGTGCAGCACGCCGATGCCGCCCTGGCGCGCCATGGAGATGGCCATCCGGCCCTCCGTCACGGTGTCCATGGCGGCGGAGGCGAGGGGCACCCCCAACGTGATGTTGCGGGACAGCCGGGCGCTGGTGTCCACCCCGCTGGGCACGACCTCGGATTCGGCGGGCAGCAGCAGTACGTCGTCGAAGGTCAGTCCCAGCATGGCGAACTTGGGCGGGACTCCGTCAGCGTTGAGCTCGCTGGTCATGGCGGCTGGCTTGCCTTCCGTCGTGCGGCGATCCCGCCGCCGCGGATCGGGTTTCCACAGGCGGCGATGGGTTCAGCCCATGGTATCTGGACGTGGTCGGGGGTCCGCCCGGTACCGTGCGGGGTCGTGCCGCACGACGCGTTGCCACCAGACCCGTTCGCGGGTGACCCGGACGACCCGGCCCGGGCGCTCGGCGAGCCCGAGCACGACCACGACCACGACCACCCCCCGATGGACGACGCCGAGCGCGCCGAGCTGGTGGGCGACCTCAGCGACCTCGCCGTCTACCAGGCGCTGCTGGAACCCCGCGGGATCAGGGGGATCGTGGTGGACTGCGGCGAGTGCCAGGAACCGCACTACCACGACTGGGCGCTGCTGAGGTCGAGCCTGGAGCAGCTGCTGTCCGACGGGCGGATGCGCCCGCACGAGCCCGCGTACGACCCGGACCCGGCGACGTACGTGAGCTGGGAGTACTGCCGCGGTTACGCGGACGGCGCGACCGCGGAGAGCGCGCGGTAGGGAAAGTGTGACGAAGCCCGCCCCGGCGGAGGCGGGACGGGCCTGCTCGTCGTCGGTCCGGCTACTCGCCGGCGCCCTGCGTGCCCTGGGAGCCCTGCGTGCCCCCGGAGGTCTCGCCGCCCGGGCTCTGGCCACCCGGGCTCTGCGTCTCGCCGCGGGTCTGCCCCGTCTGGCCGGAGGACTCGCCCGAGGTGGGCAGCGGTGGCGGCGGCTCGGTGGCGTCCGTGGACGGGTTCGGCTCCGAGGTGGGCCGCGGCTCCGTGGTCTGGCTCGTCTGCTGCGTGGGCAGCACCTGCGACGTCGTGGACTGCGTGGTCGACACCTGCGGCAGCGTCGAGGTCGCCGACGTGGTGGCCGTGGACGGCGTGGCCGTCGGCGTGGCCGTGGTGCTCGCCAGCTCCTGCTTCAGCGACTCGTGCCGCTGGGTCAGGACGTCGCGCTCGTCGTCCTCGGACACCGACGGGAGGAACGCGCCCGCCTTCTCCAGGGCGGTCGCGGCCTCGCGGTAGCGGCCCTCGCGGAGCGCGGCGTTGGCGGTGTCGAGGTCGGTCCGGACCGCCACGGCGGCCTCGATCGACCGCGCGTGGTCGGAGTAGAGGACCCTGGTCAGGCCCCAGAGCGCGTCACCCGGCTGGGCGTCGCGCGCCACCAGGCTCACCCCGGTGAACGCGATGGCCAGCACGGCGGCGGCGCTCGCGAGGGGGATGAGGTAGCGCCTGGGGCGCGGCTGGGGCCGGGCCGCGGCGATGGTCGCCACGGCGGTGTCGGTGTCCACCAGCTCGCCCACCGGGCGGCTGTCCACGTCGCGCCGCCACGCCAGCAGCAGCGCGTTCAGCTCGTCGTCGACGAGCGCTTCCGACTGCCGGGGGTCACGCCCGCCCAGTGCGTCCAGCAGTGCGTCGTCAGCCCGGATGCCCGCCAGGTCGTCCCCAGGTTCGACCAGGGCGTCATCGGGTTGCGGCGGTCTCTCTTCACGTCCGCGCACGACTTCTCCGTTGCCCTTCCCGTGCTGGTCAGCCACGTCAGACCACCTCCTCCGCCGCCAAGGCTTTGCGGAGGCGGGCCAGGGCGCGGTGCTGCGCCACCCGTACCGCGCCCGGCGTGGAGCCGACCGCGTCGGCGGTCTCCTCGGCCGAGAGGCCGACGACCACCCTGAGCAGCAGGATCTCCCGCTGCTTCTCCGGAAGGACTTTCAGGAGCGCGGCCATCCGGTCCGACAGCTCGCCCTGCATGGCGCGCTGCTCGGGGCCGGCCTCCGTCTCCGGGGCGTCCGGCACCTCCGGGACCGGCTCGGACCGGTTCCGGGCGGCTGAGCGATGCGCGTCGGCCACCTTGTGCGCGGCGATCCCGTAGACGAACGCCAAGAACGGCCGACCCTGGTCGCGATAGCTGGGCAGGGCCGTCAGCACCGCGAGACACACCTCCTGGGCCACGTCGTCCGCCGAAGCGAAAGACCTCTCCTGCCTTCCGACACGGGCGCGGCAGTACCGCACCACCAGGGGTCGGATGGATGCCAGGAGCCGCTCGATCGCGTGGCGGTCGCCATCGACGGCTGCGCCCACTTCGGCGTCCAGTCCGTCCCCCAAGTTGGTCATCGCAGACAGCAGCCCCGGTGTTACGCGCAGGCGTATCGACAGAGAACAGCACGGGGCGACCGACGTCGCCCGTACCGGTGACCCCTACCGTACCGGTCACCCGGCCGTGTGGGGCGCAACGGGTGCGGAGACGCCTCGCGACCTGCCGACACGCCGTGGACGGCGAGCCGGCCCGGCGACGGTGACGTCGGCCGGGCCGGCAAGAGGAAGGAGCGTCGGTGTGACCCGCCTTACCCGTTCGCGCGGGTGCTAGGAGACCAGGCCGCGCCGGAAGCCGTGGGCCACGGCCTGCGCGCGGTCGCGCACGCCGAGCTTGCGGAACAGCCGGCGGGCGTGCGTCTTCACCGTGTCCTCGGACAGGTAGAGCTCGCGCCCGATCTGCCCGTTGCTCTTGCCCTGGCTCATGCCGCGCAGGACCTGCAGCTCGCGCTCGGTGAGCTGCACGCCCGGGTCGGAGGGCTGGCGCGGCGCGGGCACGCTGGTGCTCGCGAGGGTGTGCGCCAGCGCGGCGACCAGCTCGGGGCGCGAGGCGTCCCAGCGGAGGTAGCCGCGGGCGCCGCCGGCGATCGCGGCGGCGATGCTGCCCGCGTCGTCCGGTGCGCCGAAGACGATGACGTTTGCCTGCGGGTTGGCCGAGACGAGTCGCCGGGTCGCTTCGACCCCGGTCGGGACGGCGCGCTGGGTGCCAACCAGTACGACGTCGACCGGCTGCCGAGAGAACCGAGCCAACAACTCGTCACCGTGCGCTACGCAGTCGATGCGGCTAACCCCGGGGACAGCCGACATCACGCGGGTGAGACCCTCCCGCACACTGCGCCGGTCGTCGCAAATAAGGACCGTGGTCACGGGGACTCCTCCCTGCAGCCGAGTGACGTTCCACATCCCCTATCGGACGCTAGGGGCCGAACCTTGACACGATCCGGTGCTTAATCCGTCAAGAAGTTCGTCTCAGCGTCTGCGTTCGGGGGTTCCCCGGAACGGAGCAGCGCAGTCGGGATCCACGGCGATCGGTCGGCCAGTCGTCGGCTGATGGGATCAGCTCTCCGCAACACGCAGCTCAGAGCGTTTTTTGTTCGAACCTTCATGTTCTGTTCGTCCGCAGAACTGCGGTCTTCCTGCAGGTTTGCGAGTACGAGTGCCGCCGGCCAGAACAACGACACCAGGTCCCGTTGGTCAGTGTGATTTAGGTCACAGTGCAGCAAACGGCGGCCCCTGTCAACGCTTTCGGGGGTTCCGAGCACCACGAGCGTGGTCCCCAGGACCAGGTCGGACTTGAGGATGTGTCGCGTTGCGCCCACCTCCCGGGCGATCCGGGCGGCCTCCTCGGCGGGCCCCACCGCGCGCTCCGCGTGACCGTCGGCCAACTCGATCTCCGCCGCCACCCACTGGTGGCGCACCCGACTGCGCCAACCGAGCGGCCGGACCCTCCCGTGCAACCTCCGGGCTTCACCCACCCGTCCGGCCCCCACCGCGTCGGCCGCGAGCCCCAGCAACGCGTCCGCGAGCGCCCCGTCCGCGTCCACCCCGTCGGGATCCCCCCGCCGCGGTACCCCCGGTCCCCCGGTACCCCCGACCTCCACCGCCACCCGCAGCGCCAGCGCGTCCAACCCCCGGGCCGCCGAGTGCCCCCCGAGCTGACGGCGGTGCGAAGCGAGCGTCGAGGCCGCCAACGACCCGAACAGCCCACCCCCCTTGATCAACTCCCCCAACACCCCCGCCGCCGCCGCGTAATGCCCCTGCCCACCCAGCACCACAGCGGCCAACCACCGCTCCTCCACCCCACCCCCACCCGCAGCCGCCCAAACCCCGACCTCGGGCCGATCCCCGAACGCAGCACGCCGAACATCCACCCCACCATCCTCCGCCCCACCTCCCCTCCCCCACCCCCGCGTGTCCTCCACTCCAACCCCGCGTGTCCTCCACCCAGACACCGCGTGTCCTCCACTCAGCCCCGGCGTGTCATGCGCTCAACCCCCGCGTGTCATGCCTCCAGACCTCGCGAGTCGAACGCTCAGACCCCTCGTGTCGAACCTTCCGGACCGGCGAGTTCCACGTTCAGCCCCGGCGTGTTCAGCAGACGGCGCGTTCCACCGCGTCCGCGGCCGCCGCGAGGTCGTCGATCCGCTCCGACGGCTGCGGCACGACCCCGCGCGCCCAGCCGGGACCACCCACGAACACGCGGACCTGCTGGCGCGTCCGGGGCAGCGCGACCACCACACCCGGATCGGCGTACCGCGGCAGTTGGGCCCACAGCACGACCGCCGCCGGTGCGGTTCGCCGAACGGCGGCGACCAGCGCGTCCAGCGGCAGCGCGGCACCGAACTGGCGCACGCCGACCCCGCGCTGGGCCAGCACCGCCGCCAGCGGGTAGAGGGGCAGGTCGTGCCGCTCGGCCGGCACGCACGCCAGCAGCACCGGCCGGTGGTTGCGCGGCCGCGTGACGACGGGCGTCGCGCGGATCATCGCGGTCCGCACGCACTCCTCCAGCAGGTGCGACACCTCCACGCCGGCACCCGAGTGCGCCCACCGCGCGGCGAGCGCCGCCATCACCGGGCGGACCACGTCGTCCCAGGTCGCGACCACCCCGTCCGCCTCGACGGCGGCCGCGAGCAGCGACTGCACCGCCGCCGAGTCCAGCGCCACCGCCGCCCGGCCCACGCCCCTGGCCCGCCGGTTGGCCGCGCCCAGGTCGAGGTCCCGGCGGGGCGCGGCACCCTCGTCCAGCTCGCCCCCGGTCAGCACGGGCGCGTCCGGCGACGGGTGCGACCGCGTGGCGCGCGGCCCGGGGACGGGCGCGGCGAGGGCGTACTTGGCGGCTTCGGCGGACGACGCTCCGCGCAGCAGGGCGCGCTGCATCAGCTCCAACCTGGCCACGTCCAGCGGTGCGTATTTACGGTGTCGCCCGGTTGTGTGATCACTGGGTCCGAGGCCATAGCGGCGGTCCCAAGTGCGGAGAGTAGCCGGCGCAATGCCCAGCCGACGGGCCACCGCGGCCACCGAGAGCGTCACCGAATGGGCGGGATCATCGTCTGCCCCAATGGTTTCCGGTTCGCCTTCGGCCGCGGTGCCGTTGTGGTCGGGGGGCGTTGTCACGGTGACATGGTCCGTTCACCTGATGTCACCGGCAACTTCGGGTTTGAACCGCGTCTGATCACCCATCGAATGAATTGCCGGCCCTCTGCCTCAGATCCTCTTGAACAAGCATTGACGCGGTTCTACGGTGGATCATCGTTAAGCCGAATGGAGCAGTGCACGTCAATGGGCCAAGGAGGCGGTCTCGATGGCGGACACCCGTAGGCTTCCCGGTCCCAACGCGGATCTGTGGGACTGGCAGATGCGCGGCTCGTGCCGCGGGATGGACAGTGCGTTCTTCTTCCACCCGGATGGCGAACGCGGACCGGCGCGGGCTCGGCGGGAGGCGCGCGCCAAGGCGGTGTGCCTGTCGTGCCCGGTACTGGAGATGTGTCGACGACATGCCCTGGCGGTTCAGGAACCGTACGGGATATGGGGTGGGCTTTCGGAGTCGGAGCGGGACAGCATCATCAAGGCCCGCAAACGGCAACTGACGCCTGCTTGACGAGCGACGACGTGGAGGGGCGGCACCCGCGGGTGCCGCCCCTCCACGTTTTCCCGGGGTGCCCGAGCGGTCGGTTCGCGGTGTCGGACCGGAGGACACGCGGTGTCCGAGCGGAGGACACGCCGGGGCTGAACGTGGAACTCGCCGGTCCTGGAGGTTCGACACGAGGGGTCTGAGCGTTCGACTCGCGAGGTCTGGAGGCATGACACGCCCGAGGTGAGCGCATGACACGCCGGAGGTGAAGGCATGACACGCGGGGGGTGGAGGCATGAGCGGGGGTGGGAGATGGGGAAGGGGCGGCCCCGGGAGGGGGCCGCCCCTTCAGGGGTGGTGCGGTGGGTCAGTGGCCGTGGCCGTGACCGTGGCCGTGGCCCGCGGCGGCGGCCGGCTCCTCTTCCTTCTTCTCCACGACGGCGCTCTCCGTGGTGAGCACCATGCGGGCGATGGAAGCGGCGTTGGCGACCGCGGAGCGGGTGACCTTGACCGGGTCGATGATGCCCGATTCGAGCAGGTCACCGTAGGTCAGGGAGGCGGCGTTGAGGCCGAAGCCCCACTCCTGCTCCCGGACCTTGTTGACCACGACCGCGCCCTCCAGGCCCGCGTTCGCGGCGATCCAGAACAGGGGCGAGCCCAGCGCCTCGCGGACGACGGCGACACCGGTGGCCTCGTCGCCGGTCAGGTCGAGGTTGCCGTCGAGCACCTTGGAGGCGTGCACCAGCGCGGAACCGCCGCCGGGCACGATGCCCTCCTCCACCGCCGCCTTGGTCGCCGCGACGGCGTCCTCGATGCGGTGCTTGCGCTCCTTCAGCTCGGTCTCGGTGGCCGCGCCGACCCGGATGACCGCCACGCCGCCGGACAGCTTGGCCAGCCGCTCCTGCAGCTTCTCGCGGTCCCAGTCGGAGTCCGTGGCCTCGATCTCGCGCTTGAGCTGCTCGGCGCGCCCGGCCACGTCGGCCTTCGAGCCGCCGCCGTCGACGATCGTGGTCTCGTCCTTGGACACCACGATGCGGCGGGCGGAGCCCAGCACGTCCAGGCCGGCCTCGGACAGCTTCAGGCCCACCTCGGAGGAGATGACCGTCGCGCCCGTGACGACCGCCAGGTCGTCCAGGAACGCCTTGCGGCGGTCGCCGAAGTACGGCGCCTTGACCGCGACCACGCGCAGCGTCTTGCGCAGGGCGTTGACCACCAGGGTGGACAGCGCCTCGCCCTCGACGTCCTCGGCGATGATGACCAGCGGCTTGCCCGCCTCGGCCACCTTCTCCAGGATCGGCAGCAGGTCGGCCAGGGCCGAGATCTTCTCGCGGTGCAGCAGGACGCGGGCGTCCTCGAACACCGCCTCCTGGGCCTCCAGGTCGGTGGCGAAGTGCGCCGAGATGTAGCCCTTGTCGAACTGGACGCCCTCGGTGATCTGCAGCTCGGTGGCCAGCGTCGAGGACTCCTCGACGGTGATCACGCCGTCCTCGCCGACCTTCTCGATCGCCTCGCCGAGCAGGCCGCCAATGGACTCGTCGCGGGACGACACGGTGCCGACCTGCGCGATGTTGTCGCGGCCCTTGACCGGCGTGGCCTTCGCCTTCAGCGCGTCCACGACCGCGTCGGCGGCGGCCTGGATGCCGCGGCCCAGCGAGGTCGGGTTGGCGCCCGCGGCGACGTTGCGCAGACCGACCCGCACCATGGCCTGGGCCAGCACGGTCGCGGTCGTCGTGCCGTCGCCGGCCACGTCGTTGGTCTTGGTGGCCACGTTCTTGGCCAGCTGCGCGCCGAGGTTCTCGAACGCGTCCTCCAGCTCCACCTCGCGGGCGATGGTCACACCGTCGTTGGTGACCGTCGGCCCGCCGAACTTCTTGTCGAGCACCACGTGCCTGCCGCGCGGGCCCAGGGTCACCTTGACCGTGTCCGCGAGCTTGTTCACGCCGCGCTCAAGCGCCCGACGAGCGTCCTCGTCGAAGCTGATCTGCTTGGCCATACCCTTCACGCCTCTCTCAAGTGCGAAAACGCCCCGGTAGGCCCCGGTGATGGGGTCGCCGGGGCGCCTTGCGTGTCAGCCGAGCGTCAGTTGATGACGGCCAGCACGTCGCGAGCGGAGAGGATCAGGTACTCCTCGCCGTTGTACTTGACCTCGGTGCCGCCGTACTTCGAGTAGATGACGACGTCGCCGACGGCCACGTCCACGGGGACGCGGTTGCCCTTGTCGTCGATGCGGCCGGGGCCCACCGCGAGGACCTTGCCCTCCTGGGGCTTCTCCTTCGCGGTGTCCGGGATCACGAGGCCGGAAGCGGTCGTGGTCTCGGCCTCGCTGGCCTGGACGACGATCTTGTCCTCGAGCGGCTTGATGTTCACGCTCACCGGGCTGACCTCCACGGTCGTCGAAAGCGTTGGCAGGTTGCGTTTACGGCTCCTGCCACCCCGCCGTCGCGGGGGTCGGGGCGGTTGCTGGTGCCGTGCGACTAGCACTCTACCCATGCGAGTGCCAACGCTTCAACGACCCCCCGCAACGTCCCGCCCGAAGTCGTCCACTCGTGTCACACCGCAGTTCACCTCGTCGCCAACACCGTCGGGAACGGTGTCCACCCATGACCACGGTGACCCGACGTTCCCTGCTCATCGGCGGTGTGGCCCTCGCGACAGCGGCCACCGCGGGAGCCGGCCGCGCGA
This portion of the Saccharothrix syringae genome encodes:
- a CDS encoding GuaB3 family IMP dehydrogenase-related protein; translation: MRDLVEIGMGRTARRAYELDDVEIIPSRRTRSSKDVSTAWQIDAYRFEIPLITHPTDAIVSPGTAVAVGELGGLGVLNAEGLWARHGDVEEALFRLVRAVEDTDDPAAPVKVLQELHAAPVRMDLIAEAIKQVRESGVTVAVRVSPQRAAELTPDLLAAGVEILVVQGTIISAEHVSRDGEPLNLKSFIADLDIPVIAGGVGDYRTAMHLMRTGAAGVIVGYGYTPGVTTTDAVLGIGVPMATAIADAAAARRDYLDETGGRYVHVIADGGVLTSGHVAKAIACGADAVMLGEPLASAAEAPGQGLYWTAASAHPSVPRSHVSTGVDQVVDLRSLLFGPSVDPRGVTNLFGSLKRAMAKTGYSDLKEFQKVGLTIRG
- the guaB gene encoding IMP dehydrogenase, with protein sequence MTSELNADGVPPKFAMLGLTFDDVLLLPAESEVVPSGVDTSARLSRNITLGVPLASAAMDTVTEGRMAISMARQGGIGVLHRNLSAEEQARQVETVKRSEAGMVTDPVTCSPEDTIKHVDELCARYRISGVPVTDASGKLVGIITNRDMRFEVDHSRKVSEVMTKGPLVTAQVGVSAEAALGLLRRHKVEKLPIVDGEGKIRGLITVKDFVKTEQYPNASKDPDGRLLCAAAIGVGEDSFARAMALADAGVDVIMVDTAHGHQRNVLEMVARVKKELGEDVDVVGGNVATRAGAQALVDAGADGVKVGVGPGSICTTRVVAGVGVPQISAIYEASLACAPAGVPVIGDGGIQYSGDIAKAIAAGASTVMLGSLLAGTAEAPGELVLVNGKQFKTYRGMGSLAALQGRGAAKSYSKDRYFQDDVLSEDKLVPEGIEGRTPFRGPLSTVVHQLVGGLRAAMGYTGAKTIGDLQRKQLVRITAAGLKESHPHDITMTVEAPNYTSR
- a CDS encoding DUF5319 domain-containing protein, translating into MGSAHGIWTWSGVRPVPCGVVPHDALPPDPFAGDPDDPARALGEPEHDHDHDHPPMDDAERAELVGDLSDLAVYQALLEPRGIRGIVVDCGECQEPHYHDWALLRSSLEQLLSDGRMRPHEPAYDPDPATYVSWEYCRGYADGATAESAR
- a CDS encoding anti-sigma-D factor RsdA, whose product is MADQHGKGNGEVVRGREERPPQPDDALVEPGDDLAGIRADDALLDALGGRDPRQSEALVDDELNALLLAWRRDVDSRPVGELVDTDTAVATIAAARPQPRPRRYLIPLASAAAVLAIAFTGVSLVARDAQPGDALWGLTRVLYSDHARSIEAAVAVRTDLDTANAALREGRYREAATALEKAGAFLPSVSEDDERDVLTQRHESLKQELASTTATPTATPSTATTSATSTLPQVSTTQSTTSQVLPTQQTSQTTEPRPTSEPNPSTDATEPPPPLPTSGESSGQTGQTRGETQSPGGQSPGGETSGGTQGSQGTQGAGE
- a CDS encoding sigma-70 family RNA polymerase sigma factor gives rise to the protein MTNLGDGLDAEVGAAVDGDRHAIERLLASIRPLVVRYCRARVGRQERSFASADDVAQEVCLAVLTALPSYRDQGRPFLAFVYGIAAHKVADAHRSAARNRSEPVPEVPDAPETEAGPEQRAMQGELSDRMAALLKVLPEKQREILLLRVVVGLSAEETADAVGSTPGAVRVAQHRALARLRKALAAEEVV
- a CDS encoding response regulator transcription factor, translated to MTTVLICDDRRSVREGLTRVMSAVPGVSRIDCVAHGDELLARFSRQPVDVVLVGTQRAVPTGVEATRRLVSANPQANVIVFGAPDDAGSIAAAIAGGARGYLRWDASRPELVAALAHTLASTSVPAPRQPSDPGVQLTERELQVLRGMSQGKSNGQIGRELYLSEDTVKTHARRLFRKLGVRDRAQAVAHGFRRGLVS
- a CDS encoding MerR family transcriptional regulator; protein product: MTLSVAAVARRLGIAPATLRTWDRRYGLGPSDHTTGRHRKYAPLDVARLELMQRALLRGASSAEAAKYALAAPVPGPRATRSHPSPDAPVLTGGELDEGAAPRRDLDLGAANRRARGVGRAAVALDSAAVQSLLAAAVEADGVVATWDDVVRPVMAALAARWAHSGAGVEVSHLLEECVRTAMIRATPVVTRPRNHRPVLLACVPAERHDLPLYPLAAVLAQRGVGVRQFGAALPLDALVAAVRRTAPAAVVLWAQLPRYADPGVVVALPRTRQQVRVFVGGPGWARGVVPQPSERIDDLAAAADAVERAVC
- a CDS encoding WhiB family transcriptional regulator, encoding MADTRRLPGPNADLWDWQMRGSCRGMDSAFFFHPDGERGPARARREARAKAVCLSCPVLEMCRRHALAVQEPYGIWGGLSESERDSIIKARKRQLTPA
- the groL gene encoding chaperonin GroEL (60 kDa chaperone family; promotes refolding of misfolded polypeptides especially under stressful conditions; forms two stacked rings of heptamers to form a barrel-shaped 14mer; ends can be capped by GroES; misfolded proteins enter the barrel where they are refolded when GroES binds), producing MAKQISFDEDARRALERGVNKLADTVKVTLGPRGRHVVLDKKFGGPTVTNDGVTIAREVELEDAFENLGAQLAKNVATKTNDVAGDGTTTATVLAQAMVRVGLRNVAAGANPTSLGRGIQAAADAVVDALKAKATPVKGRDNIAQVGTVSSRDESIGGLLGEAIEKVGEDGVITVEESSTLATELQITEGVQFDKGYISAHFATDLEAQEAVFEDARVLLHREKISALADLLPILEKVAEAGKPLVIIAEDVEGEALSTLVVNALRKTLRVVAVKAPYFGDRRKAFLDDLAVVTGATVISSEVGLKLSEAGLDVLGSARRIVVSKDETTIVDGGGSKADVAGRAEQLKREIEATDSDWDREKLQERLAKLSGGVAVIRVGAATETELKERKHRIEDAVAATKAAVEEGIVPGGGSALVHASKVLDGNLDLTGDEATGVAVVREALGSPLFWIAANAGLEGAVVVNKVREQEWGFGLNAASLTYGDLLESGIIDPVKVTRSAVANAASIARMVLTTESAVVEKKEEEPAAAAGHGHGHGHGH
- the groES gene encoding co-chaperone GroES, which produces MSVNIKPLEDKIVVQASEAETTTASGLVIPDTAKEKPQEGKVLAVGPGRIDDKGNRVPVDVAVGDVVIYSKYGGTEVKYNGEEYLILSARDVLAVIN